CTTTATTAGCTAATCTAGGACAAAAAGAAATAACAAAATCAGTCCGAATCATATCCTCGCAATCTTGGATTAGAACCCAAACTCGGATATGTCATGATTAGAACTGTTAAAGCAATCAGTTGCAACTTTTGAATCCATTTGGAAATTCACCGCCCCAATATTCAGTTCTAACACCCGTTTTAAACTTTTGAGCAAGGCAAAAGCCTACCTTCACAGCAAAACTACCTTCCTCGAGCTACAAATTTACCAAACTCATCCCTAATAACAATCCCCCAACCTTAGCAATTATCAGCAACAAAAATAGATGCATTCAGATTACAAGTCAAGTGTCCAGGAGCAGGTTTCTGCCAAGAAGTAACTGGGGAAAGATGAGTAGTAGCCAATGGACACTGCTGAAGCTGCTATTCTACCTAGGCAGTCACGAAATGGTGACCTTGAGAACTCTTCCCTTTCCAGAGCACATCATTATGTTTACCCCAAATCACCCACAACACCACCGCCATCGTACTGGCCAGTCCGAATGTCGAGTTTGACATAACTATAGAAAATAATCTCCAAACGCAGTCAACATCCCAAGCAGGAGATAAACGCATTGCTTGCCAACAATGCACAACATAACACTGCATAAATAGGTGTCGAACATCGCCATCATAGAGAAGACAAGACAGAGGAACAATCATCCAACGAGCATCCAGCCTCGTATGAGTTGGTAAAGAATTAGTCACCACCATCTTCCATATGAAAAACTTGATTTTAGGAGGAATATGAAGCTTCCAAAGCTTATAGCATCCTAAATTTTCACCTCTAAAATGGAAATGATTTTCATAGGCTCTATGCCCCAATTTGGAAAAATAGACATCGTCCTTCATATAATGCCGATAACTTGAAAGAATGGATATCTCTATAGCCAAGTTCTCCGTTACAACGGGTGTTATACAAATGATTCCAATCAAACCATCTCCTCTTTTTCCCATCTCCTTTCATacccaccaaaaagaattcatcatACATTGTCGCTCATCACACAAAGAATGAGACAAAAAGGAAGCACTCATATAATATGTAGGAAGTGCTTGACCTATAAATTTCAACAGAATATCCTTCCCAACATTAGGAAGGAATTTCACCCGAGCTACTAAACCTCTTTCTCAGCTAATCCTTCAAAAAACTAAAGATCCTTGTTTTAAACGTGctaatcaaacaaggcaagcTTAGACAACTACTAGTATCCAAAGGGTTAACATTCAGCATAGTACAAATAGCGTCTTTTAAATGTGCCTTCACATATGAACTAAAAAAGATACATGACTTCTGTAAGTTGATTGCTTGACCTGAACCCTCCTCATAGCCTCGaagaatataaaaaataaacctattttccttcaatgatgcattgaagaaaagaaaagattcatCCGCAAAAAGCAAGTGCAACACAGATGGGGCTATGTTATGAATACAACAACGTGAATCGTACCTTCACTCTTTGCTCTATACagaagtttggaaaaaaaaacatcTGCACACAGAATAAATAGATACGGTAACAAAATATCACCTTGCCTCATGTCTCCCCACAAAGTAATTAGACCAATAAGATCACCATTAACAGCCACGAAATACGAGACTGTAATCACACAAAGCATAATCCAGGAAACTCAATTTTCAGGAAAGCCCATATGAATCAAAACCCCTTTAAAAAACCTTGATTCACTGTGTCATAGGCCTTACTGATATCAATATTAAAGACTACATTTTCATCATTACCCCCATTGTGATGCTTTATAAAAGGAAGAGATTCAAAAGCTCAAACATATTATCAATCAAAAACCTTCTCGGAACAAAAGTACACTGACTCTAAAAAACAATACCAGCCCAGATGCATTTAAGAATGTTAGCTAAGACTATCTTATAAAACATTAAACATATAGGCTTAATATCCTTCATCTATTCTAGACTATCACATTTTGGAATAAGAACTATAACATTGTCATTAAGATTAGCCGAGAATTCACTTCTACTCAACCAACcagaacaagaaagaaagatgTCGTTACTAATAAGTTCACCAAAATGTCGAAAAAACCCAGAATTCAAGCCATCTATATCAGGGGATTTATCAGCTTGCATTTGAAAAACAACAGTTTGAAACTCTTCATAAACAAAGCGAGAAACCAATATATCATTCACATCAGCAGTCACAAACACATTAATCACAAATACATAAGCATGGTTTACTAGCAAGATCTTTCTGGTGCCTGAGATAAAATAGAAAGATGAGTAGAAAGAGTTCGTTGACAAACGCCCCCACTCCAATACCTAAGTTAGTAGTGTATAAAATGGAGTGCTTTAGCAATGAGAGAGCAATTACTGAAAATGTGTGTGCATACCTTGATTGTGGGATATTCAGGCGTTCTTATAAGGATTTTACCATCATAGGAGCTCCCAGATGACCATTAGGCAGGTGAATTTCTACTCATTTTGGACTTATTAGATTCTAGACAAATATGAAGGAATGTAGTCTCAGTTCGATACGGAAACCTTCCTATTGGCTTACGTGACAGGATAAAAAGTGGTACCTTTTTAGTTAAATCATACAACTTCCCGTGTTCTGGTTATGCTAGCCTAAGATGGTGACACGTATTATGATATTATTCGACATGTTATTAGATGCCTGTCCTCAGTTTCTAGAAGCTCCACTAGGGCTTCGTTAGCTATAAcatctgtaaggctttttgtttcattttcttACTGGAGAAATGACTCAGAATCATATGACCTATTGATGTGTTATCCATGATTTTCCCTAGTGGATCATTACATCGGATGATGTTGTAACTAAGAATTAGCGTACAACCATTTTTAGTAAACATTATTAACAATGCATGTTTGACTCCACATGAAACTTGACATATGTAAGCCTAAAGTCTCAGGCTAGTAGGTGAATAATGTAGCGGTTTGCAAAGATGTGCCATCGTTTGAGTGACTGCTTCGTAATGGcgtcctttttttttgtgagTGCTTCTTTATAAAATGGATTTATTAGGAATGTTTCAATTTTCCGTTTTATAATCCTTGGTCATTTCATCTCGTAAGAAATTCTTCCCTATAATCTCTTCTCTATTAGGCAGTCACGATAAAATCAAACATTTCCTCTTTTTTATAGTCACATGCATTCTTCCTCGTCTTTAAAAGCCTAAAAAACAATGGACTATTTGTGCTCTTTGAAGTGTGATCAGATCAATTATCTTAAGTTAGGATAATTAACAAGATCCGTTGTAGTCTAGTCGGTTAGGATACTCGGCTCTCACCCGAGAGACCCGGGTTCGATTCCCGGCAACGGAacttttttaatgtttttctaCTATAGTGTTTTTTCCCTGAAACTACGTCGTTGGATTCATAGAGGCAAGGCAACTTCCCAAATCCTAAACGAAAAAGAATAGGCGTTGCGTTTCTTCTATCTATACCTCTCACCCTCTCCAATTCAACAAAACTTTTTCTTAATCTTCTAAACCAGGTATGTCTTCTTTCCGCTTCTCCATTTGCTGTAGGGTTTTCCATGATTTCTCTATACTGAAATTTCCATGGTTAAAGTAATTCGATTGAGGAATCGATCGAAAGTTTATTCTTTTCTGCTCTCTCTGACTTTATTTTTTGGCCAACTTGATCAAATTTGttcaatttcagtttcgtaGAATGTTCAATTTTCAGCGGAAACTTGTGGTAAAATGCTTGTAtgaatatttcttttagaaaaacTTTACGTAATCTCTGTTGCAATTGCTATCCTTCAATCGTCGCACTTTAGTTCTTCCATGAAATACAATTATGTAATTTTCAGTAAATTGCAAGTAACCCTATTTCCTTTTTTGCATACCCGGTGTTGAATGAAGTAGCTAGGTCCACTAAAAGCACCCCCTTTAGCTTCTCCATGGGCATAGGTATCAATTTCTAACACCATAACACAAATTATGGGATAGGTGTCAATTTCTAACACGATAACACGAATTAGGGAGACAACcctgacatatatatatatatatatatatatatatataacataacataacacgactttgacacgatAACCCTAGATTGCCGCCCTACAGTGTAGGAACTGCATTTTTTCTTTACTGTTGCCGTGCTGTGATTTCTTCAGCTATCATTTAGATGGTAAGAGTTAGGCACTTGGTATCAATGCTGCTACCTTCTATAACCATTTCTTTGGAATGTTGAAGTTTATATTTCTACTTTTGTTACATTTTTCTTGTCTTCGGAACTGTTTTGTTGCGTTTTCCCGTTAAAATACTCGAGTTTTGTTTATGTTACACTTTTGATTCAGTTGTTCTTTTCACCTTTCAGCTTGTATATATCAACTAACATCGGGGATGTCCCTTGTTTGTATATATTGTTTTCTGCATATGTTTAGCGATGGCTTCTGGTGATGATATGGTTGAGGGCTCTATTTCTTCTCTTCTTGTTGATTCATTGAAGTTTAATAATCAGAATGGAGATGATCTTTCACCCGAAGACATAACGTGGGCTGATTCGTGCCTGGTTAAAGATCCAGATATTTCAGATGGCGACTGGAGTTCTATGAAAGACGCCTTAATAGAAATCCTTGGTTTGCAACATGATTCTGTTGCTTCACATGACTCCTCTGCACCTATGACTGATGGCTTTTTCGGAGGAACTGATATTGAAATGCTTCAATCTGCAAAACCTGTAATCTTCGGAGCAACTGATATTGAACTTCTTCAATCTGCAAAACCTGGAATCGCCATGTTCTTTGGAAGAACTAATGATGAGACTGTTTCCGTCCAAATTAACAATGAAGAATTGGAGACGGTCAATGATGAATTTCCACTCAAGGAGGCTGAATATTATTGTCGGGATCTATCAGAAACTTCACTGAAAAATGCTTTTCTACCAAATTACAAGGAGGACATCCAGGAAGTAAGGGAATCCATGAGTTCAGAGAATGGTAGTATCAGTTCTTCAACATTTGAGATTGAACCGTGGACTCAGGAAATCTTTAAGGTCTGGGATTTGGGCATTCAAGCTGAAGAAGACGAGCTTTTTAAACAGTTGAACAAGGCACTTGCAGAAAGTTCAGATCAATTGGTGACGCCATCAATTACTGATGATTCAATGGCATATAAAGATTTGAAGGAACAATCACTTGATGACTTAATTACTGACCTTGCAGATCTTTCTTTGAATAGGCAATTCTAATTAGAAAACAAGCATTATTTTGACATTTACGTACTGATTTCTGCTACTTAGTATAGCTAATGATGCatgtttattatttaatatagtaaaTTCAAGTATTTCTTCATGGGGTATGAAATGGAACCCAACATTTTCATTATATTAAACTGATATTGAACATTTAAATGATGTCTACATGGCTCTTGATACATGGATGAGCTGATCTGGCAAGCTATAGGCCGTTGACATGGAAACAAAGACCATCAATTTGGCAACTTAAACTATAGCCATTTAATCAAAATGATACTAAAAAACAAATAAGTGAAATTAGAGCCTCTTATTCATAAAATCTCTCAAACAAACCCTTCATTTAGCTCACAGTATATGGTGAATATGAGCCATATGAACCACTTGTACAATCTGCCATGCTATCATCCACATGGCAGAACGTGATTGGCCAATGCACAACAGCCTTAAATATGACATCTTACGATAACacacaaaaacaaatataaatacAATGAAAGCTTATCACATGTGTGGTAAAGAGGGTCTAACTTAGAGAGGAGATAAGATTTTAGTTTGTGTGTAAGGCCCTTATTATACTCACTTGAAGTTAGCCTCTTCATCCAAAACCACCAGAGCTCCAAACAGAGAAGAACACTAAAGAAAATATGGCCTCAGCTTCACTACTCAAGTCATCACCAGTCCTTGACAAGTCTGAGTTTGTTAAGGGTCAATCCCTCCGCCACGCTTCTGCTTCCATTGTCCGGTGCATCGCCCCATCAGCCCTTACCCTTCGTGCTAGCTCCTATGCTGATGAGCTCGTCAAAACCGCGGTATGTCAATCAGTTTTAAGTAAATGTAAACAACAAAAAGATAGTAGCTGAGAATATTATTTATGATAATGTCTTGCTGGTATGTAGAAAACTATTGCATCACCCGGCCGTGGTATATTGGCCATGGACGAGTCAAATGCAACCTGCGGGAAACGTCTTGCATCAATTGGGCTAGAGAACACGGAGGCTAACCGCCAGGCATACCGTACCCTTCTTGTCTCGGCACCCGGTCTTGGTCAATACATTTCTGGTGCTATTCTCTTTGAGGAAACTCTATACCAATCAACCGTTGATGGAAAGAAGATGGTTGATGTTCTCGTTGAGCAAAATATTGTTCCTGGTATCAAAGTTGATAAGGTAATTAATGTTTGCTTGTCAATTCAATATCCTTATCAGAATATCTTGATTGAAAACATTTAATCAAAGTACTTAATTGGTTATTAATAGTTTAAGTTTGATGTGATGAGAACAACAGGGTTTGGTGCCTCTAGTTGGTTCCAACAATGAATCGTGGTGCCAAGGTCTTGATGGTCTTGCCTCCCGGACAGCTGCATACTACCAACAGGGTGCTCGTTTCGCCAAATGGTACCAAATCTTACTCTTTATTTATCATGAAAATTAGTTTATTAACTAAGTTTCTAGTGTAGTCAAATACAGTAGCACCTCTTTGTATTGACAGTACAAACAACTTtgtttttgttgattaattaggCGTACCGTTGTGAGCATTCCCAACGGGCCTTCTGCTCTTGCTGTAAAGGAAGCAGCCTGGGGTCTAGCTCGCTATGCTGCTATTTCTCAGGTATAATATTGAGTTATTGAACTCAAACTCTGGCTAAAATGAAGAATCATTTCTATTGACTAAAATGTTTATTGATCGGATCGAATAGGACTCCGGATTGGTCCCAATAGTCGAGCCAGAAATCCTGCTCGACGGAGAGCATGGAATAGACAGGACATTTGAAGTAGCTCAGAAAGTGTGGGCTGAGGTTTTCTTCTACATGGCTGAGAACAATGTGATGTTTGAGGGTATACTTCTGAAGCCTAGCATGGTCACTCCCGGAGCCGAATGCAAGGAGAGAAACACCCCTGAACAGGTTGCAGACTACACACTTAAGCTCCTTAAGAGGAGAATCCCACCATCAGTCCCCGGAATCATGGCAAGTTACTTCAATTGCCTCATTTTAACAGCATATATccctttaattttgtttttatgttatagtaaCTTGCTCTTTTATGTAACAGTTTTTGTCTGGAGGGCAATCTGAGGTAGAGGCAACCTTGAACCTGAATGCCATGAACCAAGCTCCGAATGCATGGCACGTGTCCTTCTCCTATGCCAGGGCTCTCCAGAACACTTGCTTGAAAACATGGGGTGGAAGACCAGAGAACGTGAAGGCAGCTCAGGATGCTCTTCTTCTCCGTGCCAGTGCTAACTCCCTTGCTCAGCTAGGAAAGTACACCGGTGAGGGTGAATCCGATGAGGCAAAGAAAGGAATGTTCGTTAAGGGCTACGTCTACTAAGCTCTTAATTTCTATTAAATGAAGGATAAATTTGAAggcaatcaattaattaatttctcaCTGTCTGTTACTGCTGTTTTTATAGCCATGGAGActatttttgttctttgttaCTTGGTACTTTTAGCCACTTAATAAACGTGTTAATGATGAGATTAGTTAGTGTGTACTCATATACTAAAATGCTTCTTCAATTTATGCAATCATCTAAAACTTCAACAACCTAAGGTAGCTAGTCCTTTTATCAATGATTTTCCAAATCATCCATCCTGCTAAAGCTGCAATAGTTGGTCAATCAGTTGGCCTATCACAGGATGACATGGACATGGAGCAACAAACATTATCCCTTGGATAAGGCAATGACAAATAATTATAGCGTCATGTTGCCATAGATATTATCACAAACCTTGTGGAGGCAATGGAGGAAAGAAAGTTGTTTGATTTTGGTCTAAATCTTCCGGTGTTTTAGACCGACATCCTATATTAATATCAATTTGAGTTGGGTAAGATAACCATGTGAAATATATATCACACAACACGATTATGGTAAGATAACCCATTTTAACATCCCTATTGAGAGGTTTAGattgttgagatatatgccgaATTGGGTGAGCTGATTAGCACCTCTGAAGAAATTGAAGAATTTAAATGCAGATATTAATTCTGCTCAACGGTGATGATGGCTTTCatttaatatttgatataaCAAAAATGTTTGTAAATGAACCTCAACCACTTTAACGAAGATAATTGAAAGACCAGTTCTGCCAGTAAATGAACCAAATGGTAACAGTTATGTCATTACTTGAATACAAACTTGTATTGCTTTAATATACAGGCTGAAATTCTACTCATCTAATCATATATCTTTACACAAGGAATCAAAGCCTATACCACAGAAAATTAACACCAGAGTACAGAGCAAGTTGTGCTCCTTGATTTCTCACCAGGCATCCAAAAATATCTGCACCCACAAATTGAAAAGTAGACATTAATCTCAACCACTGGAAAGCTCAGAAATATATATGATCAGAGCAAGAGATTTGGTGCCAAGTTGCTATTTGCTTCTAAACATCTTAAGTTATGGTTCTTATCTCAGTATTGCCTTCTCTGCCAGGTAACAATACTATAAGCACTCTAGAGTTTTGCTAATCCCCAACTTTATGCAAATGCAAATAAATAGCCCTAAACCAACTCAAAGGCTCAATCACTGCACAAATTTAGATCACCATATGCtcccataataaaaaaaaaattgatctaACAAACTACAACAGCCCCACATCTAATACATGTATAGAGGAGCGACACAAACAATCACTCTCATGGGCAATGTCATCGAGCATAGTGAATATGCAGGCacttctacaaaaaaaaaaaaaaaaaacatccatCAAGCAAATAGGATAACTATTATTATGTACAACCAGAATTTTCAAGTATCCACAAGGAACAAGTAGCTAACTCTTAAGCAAATAACAACTTAACAAAAGGTGGAATCTAGAGGCTCCCTCCAGCATATGGACTTGCAAACATTGCATATTCACATAAAGCCAACTCCAGATGACCAGCTATACCCTGAATCAAGACAGAATGCATGTGGATACCGACAATTTAAAAACCCTCAAGGTTTCTGATTTTGTCCTTCAGCCAAACAATGGTCCCAGTCCTATCAGCCAACAATCGTCTATGACCATAGAAGATGTATGGACTATATTGTCTAGTTCTGTCCATCAATCAAATAACTTTTCAGGAAAAACTATTCAGAAACTTGTCATCAACCATGGAGGACTGGCCTTGAATTCATTTTATTGGAACTTGTTAACGTAAACAAATAATGCATATTCGATCTGGTTCCAACTCTGATATGTGAACAAGTGAGACATCTCCAAAGAAGAAGTCTACCAATAAAAGGAAATGCAATAGAAGTGATTTTCCTTTGCATGTACAAGCAGCATTGATTACAACCAAAGCATGAGCCAGCGGTAAAACATGAGTCACCCCTAGAGTAAACAGCTACCTTAATCCCTTCATTCAGTTGGTTTTGCACACTAATACATAAATTCATATGTAAGATGAAGCCTGGCCAGATAAACTACCTCCACCTCACATATACTCCAGCTTTGCTTACATTATAGACTCAATACAgtcaaaaatatatatgtagcaGTTCAGTTGTAGGTAAGGTCTTGGAGCTTCTGGCAtaacattttatcaaaaacatctTACAGGTGATAGAGCTCCAAAGTTTCCAGCATGAGATCTTATCAGAATCGGATTCTCAATGCTAACTTAAAagctttctcttttcaatttaCTTCCAAGTTAAACTTGATAATCAACATCATGTTTCCAAGGTAATTAGAGTTTAATACAAGTTGTTTAGTACACAGATTATACCTCGTTATTTTTCAGTCTCTCTTTTGAAGGATCCAACAGGAACCACATTTGCAGATTCATGATTAGTGCCACTCATAACATCTATACCCTGTTCCTTAAGGAAAAAATGGGCATTTAATTTGTCAAATTGTAAGAATAAGACAGAGTTAATAAAGTCTACAGCTCTTAGCAAGCACATAACTACAAAAATTATGGCATACAACTTAACATCGAGAGAGTCAAGGAAACACAAGTACCTGATTAGCTGAATTTTGCCCATGTATCCGCTGGGGCCTGGCGTTAAGATCAATTAATTTATTGTCGATCTTGCCATCACAGTTTGTGTTATTCTCCATCACTGGAACAGGAGACAGTCTGTGATTTTGCATATTTTCTCTCATTGAGACTTTACGTTGCTGATTTTGGTTCCTCTTTCCTTCATTTTGATCAAGAGGCTGCTGCCCTAGTTGATCCAAACACCCAGATTTATCACCTGGAAACTAAATAACACAATAAAGTTGATTTCAAAATTTGGAAACCTTTATGACAGAAAGGATAAAAACTAAGTTTTCCTGTCTAGAAGCACAAACCTCAATTCTCTGCCTTAACAAGAGATATCTCCGATGGGTTCTTTTACCGCCGACATGCACAATCATATCACATTGCAGACAGAGGGAACTACCATCTATCTCACAGTAAAAGAAAGCTACACACATGTTGCAAGGAAACAATAAACCACAAACTCTAGCACAAAAGTTTTAAGAAATGCAcatttttgcaaaaaaaaaaaaaaaaaaaaaaaaaaacaattaaatgtTAAAATCCAATACCAGGTGCATTTTCACATATGTCACAACGGGGCACATCACTAGGATCAGCAAGCCCAACACGTACATGTCGACTAGCAAGCTTGTTACACAAATGAACCTGCAAATCCAGTGCACAAACAATACATGATGCTGCATTAAGATAAACATTCTCTAAAGATGCAAAGGAAAAGTTAGACTTCGACAAGCAGGCCATCATATTACTAAAGCAAAAACTTTTTCATCAGAAAATACCAAATAGTAAATAAAGCCCAAACAGGGTGAAATATAAGCTTTAAATAGATCTTTGAATGCCTAGTTATGTCTTGTTTCCAAATGAGGTCCTTGGCCAATATTGAGAGCCCTCTTATCATGAAAACTTTCATATTACCAATCTCGATCATGTTACCGGTTACCCTACCAGAACACACCATAAATTCATAATGTCTTTCCgtaaaaatgatcaatttaCAATAGCCCTCTCTCCGTTGGGCAACTCAGAACTCCAGTAAATAAGTAAAGATAACCAACTGGCATTTTTAACCTAGACAAGGAGAACTTCAATCATTGACCACTAACTAATGTTTACCCTT
The window above is part of the Euphorbia lathyris chromosome 3, ddEupLath1.1, whole genome shotgun sequence genome. Proteins encoded here:
- the LOC136222053 gene encoding uncharacterized protein codes for the protein MASGDDMVEGSISSLLVDSLKFNNQNGDDLSPEDITWADSCLVKDPDISDGDWSSMKDALIEILGLQHDSVASHDSSAPMTDGFFGGTDIEMLQSAKPVIFGATDIELLQSAKPGIAMFFGRTNDETVSVQINNEELETVNDEFPLKEAEYYCRDLSETSLKNAFLPNYKEDIQEVRESMSSENGSISSSTFEIEPWTQEIFKVWDLGIQAEEDELFKQLNKALAESSDQLVTPSITDDSMAYKDLKEQSLDDLITDLADLSLNRQF
- the LOC136222052 gene encoding fructose-bisphosphate aldolase 2, chloroplastic; amino-acid sequence: MASASLLKSSPVLDKSEFVKGQSLRHASASIVRCIAPSALTLRASSYADELVKTAKTIASPGRGILAMDESNATCGKRLASIGLENTEANRQAYRTLLVSAPGLGQYISGAILFEETLYQSTVDGKKMVDVLVEQNIVPGIKVDKGLVPLVGSNNESWCQGLDGLASRTAAYYQQGARFAKWRTVVSIPNGPSALAVKEAAWGLARYAAISQDSGLVPIVEPEILLDGEHGIDRTFEVAQKVWAEVFFYMAENNVMFEGILLKPSMVTPGAECKERNTPEQVADYTLKLLKRRIPPSVPGIMFLSGGQSEVEATLNLNAMNQAPNAWHVSFSYARALQNTCLKTWGGRPENVKAAQDALLLRASANSLAQLGKYTGEGESDEAKKGMFVKGYVY
- the LOC136224577 gene encoding B-box zinc finger protein 18-like isoform X3; this translates as MRTLCDVCESAAAILFCAADEAALCRSCDEKVHLCNKLASRHVRVGLADPSDVPRCDICENAPAFFYCEIDGSSLCLQCDMIVHVGGKRTHRRYLLLRQRIEFPGDKSGCLDQLGQQPLDQNEGKRNQNQQRKVSMRENMQNHRLSPVPVMENNTNCDGKIDNKLIDLNARPQRIHGQNSANQIFLDAW
- the LOC136224577 gene encoding B-box zinc finger protein 19-like isoform X2; translation: MRTLCDVCESAAAILFCAADEAALCRSCDEKVHLCNKLASRHVRVGLADPSDVPRCDICENAPAFFYCEIDGSSLCLQCDMIVHVGGKRTHRRYLLLRQRIEFPGDKSGCLDQLGQQPLDQNEGKRNQNQQRKVSMRENMQNHRLSPVPVMENNTNCDGKIDNKLIDLNARPQRIHGQNSANQGIDVMSGTNHESANVVPVGSFKRETEK
- the LOC136224577 gene encoding B-box zinc finger protein 19-like isoform X1 encodes the protein MRTLCDVCESAAAILFCAADEAALCRSCDEKVHLCNKLASRHVRVGLADPSDVPRCDICENAPAFFYCEIDGSSLCLQCDMIVHVGGKRTHRRYLLLRQRIEFPGDKSGCLDQLGQQPLDQNEGKRNQNQQRKVSMRENMQNHRLSPVPVMENNTNCDGKIDNKLIDLNARPQRIHGQNSANQEQGIDVMSGTNHESANVVPVGSFKRETEK